A region of Streptomyces cinnamoneus DNA encodes the following proteins:
- a CDS encoding SAV_915 family protein: MTSPILSDGHIVLAPARPHRGGHEGAEDGVVFETSRSATGERCGLAFTSTEALVSRLGPDQPWVALPIGALRHLLGETGISVVAVDPYIPAETP; the protein is encoded by the coding sequence TTGACCAGCCCCATCCTTAGCGACGGTCATATCGTCCTGGCGCCCGCGCGTCCCCATCGGGGCGGCCACGAAGGCGCCGAGGACGGCGTCGTCTTCGAGACCAGTCGCTCGGCCACCGGGGAACGGTGCGGGCTCGCGTTCACTTCCACCGAGGCGCTCGTGTCCCGCCTCGGCCCGGACCAGCCGTGGGTGGCACTGCCCATCGGCGCATTACGGCACCTGCTCGGAGAGACGGGCATATCCGTCGTCGCCGTGGACCCGTACATCCCGGCGGAAACGCCATGA
- a CDS encoding WXG100 family type VII secretion target, which yields MIDDDVAGLNAVATDYTSAVGKYDSTSRALNRKVNAVVHEAGWSGEGAEAFQTVWANDGTVAAAISEAMSQVSDIVSVLAEELAAARGDLGDAQDTARAAGLTLDSQGGAEGKADRQAALDAYRKGRDAALGRAQNARELATRSLNSVLDQILNKGDAKVYNGADACTLAEVLRGLYTTPAALSQESAKKLARLRQGAKDLKRGHNKLPRGSDAWNERLQQRRAARAALSEQRLRTASVEGWRSRVKGSGAARVTIGDIAEDYRVRGVGAVGKLGAASAGLTGAMVGLQMYDDRRTRGWSYGEAFTRDAAPAAAGMAIGTAVEGGIVGASAANPVVALGVVSGVVVGYGVGTLGYELTHNAHWGSNIHKYGVVDGIGHSLAQAGGEWVKNDLEGMKDRGVETAKKVGSGIKSGAENVWHGLFD from the coding sequence GTGATCGACGACGACGTAGCAGGCCTCAACGCTGTCGCCACGGATTACACATCGGCCGTCGGGAAGTACGACTCCACCTCCCGGGCCCTCAACAGGAAAGTGAACGCCGTCGTTCACGAGGCGGGCTGGAGCGGTGAAGGAGCCGAAGCCTTCCAGACGGTGTGGGCGAACGACGGCACGGTCGCGGCGGCGATTTCGGAAGCGATGTCGCAGGTCTCCGACATCGTCAGCGTCCTGGCGGAAGAGCTGGCCGCTGCCAGGGGGGATCTGGGCGACGCCCAGGACACCGCCCGCGCGGCCGGCCTTACCCTCGACAGCCAAGGTGGTGCTGAGGGCAAGGCCGACCGGCAGGCAGCATTGGACGCGTACCGGAAGGGTCGGGACGCGGCGCTGGGGCGGGCGCAGAACGCCCGCGAGTTGGCGACGCGGAGTCTGAACTCGGTTCTCGACCAGATCCTCAACAAGGGCGACGCGAAGGTTTACAACGGTGCGGACGCATGCACGCTCGCCGAGGTGCTGCGGGGGCTCTACACCACGCCCGCCGCGCTCAGCCAGGAGAGCGCGAAGAAGCTGGCCCGGCTGCGACAAGGCGCCAAGGACCTGAAGCGCGGTCACAACAAGCTGCCCCGGGGCAGTGACGCGTGGAACGAGCGGCTGCAGCAGCGTCGCGCGGCCCGGGCCGCATTGAGCGAACAGCGCCTCCGAACCGCCTCCGTCGAGGGATGGCGGAGCAGGGTGAAAGGCAGCGGCGCGGCGCGGGTCACCATCGGGGACATCGCGGAGGACTACCGCGTCCGGGGGGTGGGAGCGGTGGGCAAGCTGGGCGCGGCCAGCGCAGGTCTGACCGGGGCCATGGTCGGCTTGCAGATGTACGACGACCGCAGGACGAGGGGGTGGTCGTACGGTGAGGCGTTTACACGCGACGCGGCGCCCGCGGCGGCGGGCATGGCAATCGGCACGGCTGTGGAGGGCGGGATCGTCGGGGCGTCGGCGGCCAACCCCGTTGTCGCACTCGGGGTCGTGAGTGGTGTCGTCGTCGGCTACGGTGTGGGCACCCTCGGCTACGAGCTCACCCATAACGCTCATTGGGGTAGCAATATCCACAAGTACGGTGTTGTCGATGGCATCGGGCACAGTCTTGCTCAGGCAGGCGGAGAATGGGTGAAGAACGACCTTGAAGGTATGAAGGATAGGGGCGTGGAAACGGCAAAAAAGGTGGGGAGCGGCATCAAGAGCGGTGCCGAGAACGTGTGGCATGGCCTCTTTGACTAG
- a CDS encoding helix-turn-helix transcriptional regulator yields the protein MTTMTLDTPAVATPPAKAPAVDTADGIRRRELALFLRSRRERITPEQVGLPRGPRRRTPGLRREEVAQLAAVGVTWYTWLEQARDIQVSVQVLDSVARALLLDRGERAHLFALAGVVDPQPGTDSPSVTPELRAMLRALEPLPASVQNARYDILAYNRTYGRLMCDLDALPPENRNCLWLHFTDPVWLANALNGAEARRSMAAKFRASMAEHIAEPAWKCLLKRLLDASPEFRELWARHEVIPVDDQKAAILRHPRVGLLRLDHTSLWTGPVPGTRLITFTPADEDTRAGLERLHALALAEQHASAAPQSGPRPAGDLRPMKGLGRMGDNGRSAQPPR from the coding sequence ATGACGACGATGACGCTCGACACCCCCGCCGTGGCCACCCCGCCCGCGAAGGCCCCGGCCGTCGACACCGCCGACGGCATACGGCGCAGGGAGCTGGCCCTCTTCCTGAGGTCCCGGCGCGAGCGCATCACCCCGGAACAGGTGGGCCTGCCGCGCGGCCCGCGGCGCCGCACCCCGGGCCTGCGCCGGGAGGAGGTGGCGCAGCTCGCCGCCGTCGGCGTCACCTGGTACACGTGGCTGGAGCAGGCCCGCGACATCCAGGTGTCCGTCCAGGTCCTGGACTCCGTGGCCCGCGCCCTGCTGCTCGACCGGGGCGAGCGCGCCCACCTCTTCGCCCTGGCGGGCGTCGTCGACCCGCAGCCCGGCACGGACAGCCCGAGCGTCACCCCGGAGCTGCGCGCGATGCTGCGGGCGCTGGAGCCGCTGCCGGCCTCCGTGCAGAACGCCCGCTACGACATCCTGGCCTACAACCGCACCTACGGCCGGCTGATGTGCGACCTCGACGCCCTGCCGCCGGAGAACCGCAACTGCCTGTGGCTGCACTTCACCGACCCCGTGTGGCTGGCCAACGCGCTCAACGGCGCGGAGGCGCGGCGGTCCATGGCCGCCAAGTTCCGCGCCTCCATGGCCGAGCACATCGCCGAGCCCGCCTGGAAGTGCCTGCTCAAGCGGCTGCTCGACGCCTCGCCGGAGTTCCGCGAGCTGTGGGCGCGGCACGAGGTGATCCCGGTCGACGACCAGAAGGCAGCCATCCTGCGCCACCCCCGCGTGGGCCTGCTGCGCCTGGACCACACCAGCCTGTGGACGGGGCCGGTCCCCGGCACCCGTCTGATCACCTTCACCCCCGCCGACGAGGACACCCGCGCGGGCCTGGAGCGGCTCCACGCCCTGGCGCTCGCCGAGCAGCACGCGTCCGCCGCCCCACAGAGCGGCCCCCGCCCGGCGGGGGACCTCCGCCCGATGAAGGGCCTGGGCCGGATGGGGGACAATGGACGGTCCGCCCAACCGCCCCGATGA
- the dusB gene encoding tRNA dihydrouridine synthase DusB: MTLQIGPHSVQPPVVLAPMAGITNAPFRTLCREFSGGKGLFVSEMITTRALVERDAKTMRLIHFDGTEKPRSIQLYGVDPVTVGKAVRMIVDEDLADHIDLNFGCPVPKVTRKGGGSALPYKRNLLRSILREAVGNAGTLPVTIKMRKGIDDDHITYLDAGRIAVEEGVTAVALHGRTAAQHYGGTADWDAIARLKEAVPEIPVLGNGDIWSADDAVRMMRETGCDGVVVGRGCLGRPWLFGDLVGAFEEGGPRPAAAPTLREVARVMRRHAELLGQWLENEERGVIDFRKHVAWYTKGFSIGSELRKKLAITSSLDEMDALLSELDLDQPWPTGADGPRGRTSGRNRVVLPDGWLDDPYDRATVGADAELDTSGG; this comes from the coding sequence ATGACGCTCCAGATCGGTCCGCACTCCGTGCAGCCGCCGGTGGTCCTGGCCCCGATGGCGGGGATCACCAACGCTCCCTTCCGTACGCTGTGCCGCGAGTTCTCGGGCGGCAAGGGGCTCTTCGTCAGCGAGATGATCACCACGCGGGCGCTCGTCGAGCGGGACGCCAAGACGATGCGGCTGATCCACTTCGACGGGACCGAGAAGCCGCGCTCGATCCAGCTCTACGGCGTCGACCCGGTGACCGTCGGCAAGGCCGTCCGCATGATCGTGGACGAGGACCTGGCCGATCACATCGACCTCAACTTCGGCTGCCCCGTCCCGAAGGTCACCCGCAAGGGCGGCGGCTCCGCGCTGCCGTACAAGCGGAACCTGCTGCGCTCGATCCTGCGCGAGGCCGTCGGCAACGCGGGGACGCTGCCGGTGACCATCAAGATGCGCAAGGGCATCGACGACGACCACATCACCTACCTCGACGCCGGACGGATCGCCGTCGAGGAGGGCGTCACGGCCGTCGCCCTGCACGGCCGCACCGCCGCCCAGCACTACGGCGGCACCGCCGACTGGGACGCCATCGCCCGGCTCAAGGAGGCGGTGCCCGAGATCCCGGTGCTGGGCAACGGCGACATCTGGTCGGCCGACGACGCGGTGCGGATGATGCGCGAGACGGGCTGCGACGGCGTGGTGGTCGGGCGCGGCTGCCTGGGCCGGCCGTGGCTCTTCGGGGACCTCGTCGGCGCCTTCGAGGAGGGCGGCCCCCGCCCGGCCGCCGCGCCCACCCTCCGGGAGGTCGCGCGGGTGATGCGCCGCCACGCCGAGCTGCTCGGGCAGTGGCTGGAGAACGAGGAGCGCGGAGTCATCGACTTCCGCAAGCACGTCGCCTGGTACACCAAGGGCTTCTCGATCGGCTCCGAGCTGCGTAAGAAGCTGGCAATCACCTCATCTCTGGATGAAATGGACGCTCTTCTGAGCGAGCTGGACCTGGATCAGCCGTGGCCCACCGGGGCCGACGGCCCCCGCGGCCGGACGTCCGGACGCAATCGCGTGGTGCTTCCGGACGGATGGCTGGACGACCCGTACGACCGCGCGACCGTGGGCGCGGACGCCGAACTGGACACTTCAGGCGGGTGA
- a CDS encoding MFS transporter has translation MSEPRIASDAPSPTTPAPSTTSRSSASPTPALSPLGLATVLLGAALPFLDFFIVNVALPTIDHDLDAGPALLEMVVGGYGVAYAVLLVLGGRLGDMVGRRRLFLWGTAAFGVTSVACGLAPDAWTLVAARVAQGAAAALMLPQVLATIQATTAGHRRTKALSLYSGTAGVVSAVGQVLGGVLVSVDLAGTGWRSIFLINAPIAVVAFVLALRAVPETRSDRPTGVDGWGTVLLSVTLVSLLLPLTEGRSTGWPVWSWVLLAVFPVAAVAFVVVERREERAGRTPLVPPSLLRVHAVRSGLALITPFSIGWGGFMFVLAVALQEGLRLGPLAAGLALVPMCVTFFVGSLAGPRLAARYGRRLATAGALIQAAGLLMVAGTFWFGWDGLDALGTAPGLAVQGLGQGLLMPMTMRLVLSEVPVDKAGVGSGVLVTTQQAFMALGVATLGSLFLSLTPHTGMREALAITWGVQLVTVVVTVLLTLRLPRSVS, from the coding sequence GTGAGTGAACCCCGAATAGCGAGCGACGCCCCCTCCCCGACGACTCCGGCCCCTTCGACGACCTCCCGTTCCTCCGCCTCCCCCACGCCGGCCCTGAGCCCGCTGGGGCTCGCGACCGTGCTGCTGGGGGCGGCGCTGCCGTTCCTGGACTTCTTCATCGTCAACGTCGCCCTGCCGACGATCGACCACGACCTGGACGCGGGCCCGGCCCTGCTGGAGATGGTGGTGGGCGGCTACGGCGTCGCCTATGCCGTGCTGCTCGTGCTCGGCGGGCGGCTGGGCGACATGGTGGGCCGCCGGCGCCTGTTCCTGTGGGGCACGGCCGCCTTCGGCGTGACGTCCGTGGCCTGCGGGCTGGCGCCGGACGCGTGGACGCTGGTGGCGGCCCGGGTCGCGCAGGGCGCGGCGGCCGCGCTGATGCTGCCGCAGGTGCTGGCGACCATCCAGGCCACCACCGCCGGCCACCGGCGCACCAAGGCGCTGAGCCTGTACAGCGGCACGGCCGGGGTGGTGAGCGCGGTCGGGCAGGTGCTCGGCGGCGTGCTGGTCTCCGTCGACCTCGCGGGCACGGGCTGGCGGTCGATCTTCCTGATCAACGCGCCGATCGCGGTGGTGGCGTTCGTGCTCGCCCTGCGCGCGGTGCCCGAGACCCGCTCCGACCGCCCGACGGGCGTGGACGGCTGGGGCACGGTGCTGCTGTCCGTGACGCTGGTGTCGCTGCTGCTGCCACTGACCGAGGGCCGTTCGACGGGCTGGCCGGTGTGGTCGTGGGTGCTGCTGGCGGTCTTCCCCGTGGCGGCGGTGGCGTTCGTGGTGGTCGAGCGCCGCGAGGAGCGGGCCGGCCGGACCCCGCTGGTGCCGCCGTCGCTGTTGCGGGTGCACGCGGTGCGCAGCGGGCTGGCGCTGATCACGCCGTTCTCGATCGGCTGGGGCGGCTTCATGTTCGTCCTGGCGGTGGCGCTCCAGGAGGGGCTGCGGCTCGGACCGCTGGCGGCGGGGCTGGCGCTGGTGCCGATGTGCGTGACGTTCTTCGTGGGCTCGCTGGCGGGCCCGCGGCTGGCGGCGCGGTACGGGCGGCGGCTGGCCACGGCCGGTGCGCTGATCCAGGCGGCCGGGCTGCTGATGGTGGCCGGGACGTTCTGGTTCGGCTGGGACGGGCTGGACGCGCTCGGCACGGCGCCGGGGCTGGCGGTCCAGGGGCTGGGCCAGGGCCTGCTGATGCCGATGACGATGCGGCTGGTGCTGAGCGAGGTGCCGGTGGACAAGGCGGGGGTCGGCAGCGGGGTGCTGGTGACCACGCAGCAGGCGTTCATGGCGCTGGGCGTGGCGACGCTCGGCTCGCTGTTCCTGTCGCTCACGCCCCATACGGGGATGCGGGAGGCGCTGGCGATCACGTGGGGGGTGCAGCTGGTGACCGTGGTGGTGACGGTGCTGCTGACGCTGCGGCTGCCGAGGTCGGTGAGCTGA
- a CDS encoding DUF6317 family protein: MSDELRTTVEHIDDAGKGFHREAIHLGEFKHLASPATPGVGDLALSSALVQLSDAFGIAHELLTGLVDRHGTSLRGAAADYQDQDVDIETLFRDMMGKAK; this comes from the coding sequence ATGAGCGACGAGCTCAGGACCACGGTGGAGCACATCGACGACGCGGGCAAGGGATTCCACCGCGAGGCGATCCACCTCGGCGAGTTCAAGCACCTCGCCTCGCCGGCGACTCCCGGCGTGGGGGATCTCGCGTTGAGCTCGGCCCTGGTACAGCTCAGCGACGCGTTCGGCATCGCCCACGAGCTGCTCACCGGCCTGGTGGACCGCCACGGCACCAGTCTGCGGGGCGCGGCGGCCGACTACCAGGACCAGGACGTGGACATCGAGACCCTGTTCCGGGACATGATGGGCAAGGCCAAGTGA
- a CDS encoding response regulator codes for MRAVIAEDSVLLRVGLVKVLEAAGFEVVAETGDAEAVLAAARLHEPDLAVLDVRMPPSFTDEGVRAALALRASHPATAVLLLSQYVEERYATDLLTGETAGFGYLLKQRVADVEEFIDAVRRVAAGGTALDPQVVSQLLTRRHSDPLDRLTPREREVLASMAEGRSNAGIAEQLVVSESAVAKHINNILAKLDLPKAEADHRRVLAVLRFLGVSG; via the coding sequence GTGCGCGCTGTGATCGCCGAGGATTCCGTCCTGCTCCGGGTGGGCCTGGTGAAGGTCCTGGAGGCGGCCGGATTCGAGGTGGTCGCCGAGACCGGCGACGCGGAGGCCGTCCTGGCGGCGGCCCGCCTGCACGAGCCGGACCTGGCGGTGCTCGACGTGCGCATGCCGCCGAGCTTCACGGACGAAGGCGTCCGCGCGGCCCTCGCCCTCCGCGCGAGCCACCCGGCGACGGCGGTACTGCTGCTGTCGCAGTACGTGGAGGAGCGGTACGCCACCGACCTGCTGACCGGGGAGACGGCCGGCTTCGGCTACCTCCTCAAGCAACGGGTCGCCGACGTCGAGGAGTTCATCGACGCGGTGCGCCGCGTGGCGGCGGGCGGCACGGCACTGGACCCGCAGGTGGTCTCCCAGCTCCTGACGCGCCGGCACAGCGACCCGCTGGACCGCCTGACGCCGCGCGAGCGCGAGGTGCTCGCCTCCATGGCGGAGGGCCGCTCCAACGCGGGCATCGCGGAGCAACTGGTCGTCAGCGAGAGCGCGGTGGCGAAGCACATCAACAACATCCTGGCGAAGCTCGACCTGCCGAAGGCGGAGGCGGACCACCGCCGGGTGCTGGCGGTGCTGCGGTTCCTGGGCGTCAGCGGCTAG
- a CDS encoding TetR family transcriptional regulator encodes MPPETLTPDRILEATEDVLRRYGPAKATVVDVARALGVSHGSVYRHFGSKAALREAVTDRWLDQSHAELSAVAGTEGPAGPRLRAWLSALFAAKRRKAGGDPELFATYMVLVGENSATVDRHIATMIEQIAGIVEAGVTRGEFATTDPATTARAVWDATSRFHDPAYAADWAQPGIDTAFETVCELVLRGLSA; translated from the coding sequence ATGCCGCCCGAGACCCTGACCCCCGACCGCATCCTCGAAGCCACCGAGGACGTGCTGCGCCGCTACGGCCCCGCCAAGGCCACCGTGGTCGACGTCGCACGGGCGCTGGGCGTCAGCCACGGCAGCGTGTACCGCCACTTCGGCAGCAAGGCGGCCCTGCGCGAGGCGGTCACCGACCGCTGGCTCGACCAGTCCCACGCCGAACTGTCCGCCGTCGCCGGCACGGAGGGTCCGGCGGGCCCCCGGCTGCGCGCCTGGCTGTCCGCGCTCTTCGCCGCGAAGCGCCGCAAGGCGGGCGGCGACCCCGAGCTGTTCGCCACCTACATGGTCCTCGTCGGCGAGAACAGCGCGACGGTCGACCGCCACATCGCCACGATGATCGAGCAGATCGCGGGCATCGTCGAAGCGGGCGTCACCCGGGGCGAGTTCGCCACCACCGACCCGGCGACGACGGCCCGCGCCGTCTGGGACGCCACCAGCCGCTTCCACGACCCGGCGTACGCGGCGGATTGGGCACAACCGGGCATCGACACGGCCTTCGAGACGGTCTGCGAGCTGGTGCTGCGCGGGCTGAGCGCCTGA
- the ppdK gene encoding pyruvate, phosphate dikinase: MPVTEDRQKFVYDFTEGNKDLKDLLGGKGANLAEMTNLGLPVPPGFTITTEACKVYLEGGEEPLSMRDEVSAHLAALEERMGKKLGQADDPLLVSVRSGAKFSMPGMMDTVLNIGLSDASVAGLATQAGDERFAWDSYRRLIQMFGKTVLGVDGDLFEEALEEAKHTKGVSTDVELDAADLKRLVEGFKAIVAQETGRDFPQDPREQMDLAIRAVFDSWNGDRAKLYRRQERIPGDLGTAVNVCSMVFGNLGPDSGTGVAFTRDPASGHQGVYGDYLQNAQGEDVVAGIRNTMQLAELEQLDKASYDQLMQIMETLETHYRDLCDIEFTIERGKLWMLQTRVGKRTAGAAFRIATQLVDQGLIDEAEALQRVSGAQLAQLMFPRFDEKATTELLGRGIAASPGAAVGKAVFDSYTAVKWSRSGEKVILIRRETNPDDLDGMIASEGILTSRGGKTSHAAVVARGMGKTCVCGAEELEVDTKRRRMTAPGGVVVEEGDVVSIDGSTGKVYLGEVPVVPSPVVEYFEGRMHAGADDADELVQAVHRMMAYADRTRRLRVRANADNAEDASRARRFGAQGIGLCRTEHMFLGERREMVERLILADTEAERDEALGALLPLQKADFVELFEAMDGLPVTVRLLDPPLHEFLPDITELSVRVALAEARQEAHENELRLLQAVHKLHEQNPMLGLRGVRLGLVIPGLFAMQVRAIAEAAAQRLGSGGDPRAEIMIPLVGTVQELEIVREEAERVIADVEAATGTDLKLTLGTMIELPRAALTAGQIAEAAEFFSFGTNDLTQTVWGFSRDDVEASFFTAYLEKGIFGVSPFETIDRDGVGSLVRAAVQAGRATRPDLKLGVCGEHGGDPESVHFFHEVGLDYVSCSPFRIPVARLEAGRAAALNGTASDSR; encoded by the coding sequence GTGCCGGTAACAGAAGATCGCCAGAAGTTCGTCTACGACTTCACCGAGGGCAACAAGGACCTCAAGGACCTGCTCGGCGGTAAGGGCGCCAACCTCGCCGAGATGACCAACCTCGGTCTGCCCGTCCCCCCGGGCTTCACCATCACCACCGAGGCCTGCAAGGTCTACCTGGAGGGCGGCGAGGAGCCCCTGTCGATGCGCGACGAGGTCTCCGCCCACCTGGCGGCCCTCGAGGAGCGCATGGGCAAGAAGCTCGGCCAGGCCGACGACCCGCTGCTGGTCTCGGTCCGCTCGGGCGCCAAGTTCTCCATGCCCGGCATGATGGACACCGTCCTGAACATCGGCCTGTCCGACGCGTCCGTCGCGGGCCTCGCCACCCAGGCCGGCGACGAGCGGTTCGCCTGGGACTCCTACCGCCGCCTCATCCAGATGTTCGGCAAGACCGTGCTGGGCGTCGACGGCGACCTCTTCGAGGAGGCGCTGGAGGAGGCCAAGCACACCAAGGGCGTCTCCACCGACGTCGAGCTCGACGCGGCGGACCTGAAGCGCCTGGTCGAGGGCTTCAAGGCCATCGTCGCCCAGGAGACCGGCCGCGACTTCCCGCAGGACCCGCGCGAGCAGATGGACCTGGCGATCCGGGCGGTCTTCGACTCCTGGAACGGCGACCGCGCCAAGCTCTACCGCCGTCAGGAGCGCATCCCCGGCGACCTCGGCACGGCCGTCAACGTCTGCTCCATGGTCTTCGGCAACCTCGGCCCCGACTCCGGCACCGGCGTCGCCTTCACCCGTGACCCCGCCAGCGGCCACCAGGGCGTCTACGGCGACTACCTGCAGAACGCCCAGGGCGAGGACGTCGTCGCCGGCATCCGCAACACCATGCAGCTCGCCGAGCTGGAGCAGCTCGACAAGGCGTCGTACGACCAGCTGATGCAGATCATGGAGACGCTGGAGACGCACTACCGCGACCTGTGCGACATCGAGTTCACCATCGAGCGCGGCAAGCTGTGGATGCTCCAGACCCGCGTCGGCAAGCGCACCGCGGGCGCCGCCTTCCGCATCGCCACGCAGCTGGTGGACCAGGGTCTGATCGACGAGGCCGAGGCGCTCCAGCGCGTCTCGGGCGCCCAGCTCGCCCAGCTGATGTTCCCCCGCTTCGACGAGAAGGCCACCACGGAGCTGCTGGGCCGGGGCATCGCCGCCTCGCCGGGCGCCGCCGTCGGCAAGGCCGTCTTCGACTCGTACACCGCCGTCAAGTGGTCCCGCTCCGGCGAGAAGGTCATCCTGATCCGCCGCGAGACCAACCCCGACGACCTCGACGGCATGATCGCCTCCGAGGGCATCCTGACCTCGCGCGGCGGCAAGACCTCGCACGCGGCCGTCGTGGCCCGCGGCATGGGCAAGACCTGCGTCTGCGGCGCCGAGGAGCTGGAGGTCGACACCAAGCGGCGCCGGATGACGGCCCCGGGCGGCGTGGTCGTCGAGGAGGGCGACGTCGTCTCCATCGACGGCTCGACCGGCAAGGTCTACCTCGGTGAGGTCCCGGTCGTGCCGTCCCCGGTCGTCGAGTACTTCGAGGGCCGCATGCACGCGGGCGCCGACGACGCCGACGAGCTGGTGCAGGCCGTGCACCGGATGATGGCCTACGCCGACCGCACCCGCCGGCTGCGCGTGCGGGCCAACGCCGACAACGCCGAGGACGCCTCCCGCGCCCGCCGCTTCGGCGCCCAGGGCATCGGCCTGTGCCGCACCGAGCACATGTTCCTCGGCGAGCGGCGCGAGATGGTCGAGCGGCTCATCCTCGCCGACACCGAGGCCGAGCGCGACGAGGCGCTCGGGGCCCTGCTGCCCCTGCAGAAGGCCGACTTCGTCGAGCTGTTCGAGGCGATGGACGGCCTGCCCGTCACGGTCCGCCTCCTCGACCCGCCGCTGCACGAGTTCCTGCCGGACATCACCGAGCTCTCGGTGCGGGTCGCGCTCGCCGAGGCCCGCCAGGAGGCGCACGAGAACGAGCTGCGCCTGCTCCAGGCCGTGCACAAGCTGCACGAGCAGAACCCGATGCTGGGCCTGCGCGGCGTGCGCCTCGGCCTGGTCATCCCGGGCCTGTTCGCCATGCAGGTGCGGGCCATCGCCGAGGCCGCGGCCCAGCGCCTGGGCTCGGGCGGCGACCCGCGCGCGGAGATCATGATCCCGCTGGTGGGCACCGTCCAGGAGCTGGAGATCGTCCGCGAGGAGGCCGAGCGGGTCATCGCCGACGTCGAGGCCGCCACCGGCACCGACCTCAAGCTGACGCTGGGCACGATGATCGAGCTGCCCCGCGCCGCGCTGACGGCCGGTCAGATAGCGGAGGCCGCCGAGTTCTTCTCCTTCGGCACGAACGACCTGACCCAGACCGTGTGGGGCTTCTCCCGCGACGACGTCGAGGCCAGCTTCTTCACGGCGTACCTGGAGAAGGGCATCTTCGGCGTCAGCCCCTTCGAGACCATCGACCGCGACGGCGTCGGCTCGCTCGTCCGCGCGGCGGTCCAGGCCGGCCGGGCCACCCGGCCCGACCTGAAGCTCGGCGTCTGCGGTGAGCACGGCGGCGACCCGGAGTCGGTGCACTTCTTCCACGAGGTGGGCCTGGACTACGTCTCCTGCTCGCCCTTCCGCATCCCGGTGGCCCGCCTGGAGGCGGGCCGGGCGGCGGCGCTGAACGGCACGGCGAGCGACAGCCGCTAG
- a CDS encoding aldo/keto reductase has translation MQQRTLGTTGPQVSALGLGCMGMSALYGDADRTESIATIHAALDAGVTLLDTGDFYGMGHNEMLIGEALRSAPAAARERALTSVKFGALRGPDGDWSGYDGRPAAVKNFAAYSLQRLGVDHIDIYRIARVDPDVPIEETVGAIAELVEAGHVRHIGLSEVGADTIRRAAAVAPIADLQIEYALITRGIEERILPACRELGIGVTAYGVLSRGLISGHFSRDRQLPANDFRGMSPRFQGENLQRNLDLVDALRKVAEEREASVAQIAIAWVLSRGEDIVPLVGARRRDRLTEALGALDVALDADDLAAIEQAVPADAAAGERYPAEQMAHLDSEH, from the coding sequence GTGCAGCAGCGCACTCTCGGCACGACCGGCCCCCAGGTCTCCGCCCTCGGGCTCGGTTGCATGGGCATGTCCGCCCTGTACGGCGACGCCGACCGCACCGAGTCGATCGCCACGATCCACGCCGCCCTCGACGCCGGCGTCACGCTTCTCGACACCGGCGACTTCTACGGCATGGGCCACAACGAGATGCTCATCGGCGAGGCCCTGCGCTCCGCCCCCGCGGCGGCCCGCGAGCGGGCGCTCACCAGCGTCAAGTTCGGCGCCCTGCGCGGCCCGGACGGCGACTGGTCCGGCTACGACGGCCGGCCCGCCGCCGTGAAGAACTTCGCCGCCTACTCCCTCCAGCGACTCGGCGTCGACCACATCGACATCTACCGGATCGCCCGCGTCGACCCCGACGTCCCGATCGAGGAGACCGTCGGCGCCATCGCCGAGCTCGTCGAGGCCGGCCACGTCCGCCACATCGGCCTCTCGGAGGTCGGCGCCGACACGATCCGCCGCGCGGCGGCCGTCGCGCCCATCGCGGACCTCCAGATCGAGTACGCCCTGATCACCCGTGGCATCGAGGAGCGGATCCTGCCCGCCTGCCGCGAGCTGGGCATCGGCGTGACCGCGTACGGCGTGCTCTCGCGCGGCCTGATCAGCGGCCACTTCTCCCGCGACCGGCAGCTCCCCGCGAACGACTTCCGGGGCATGAGCCCGCGCTTCCAGGGCGAGAACCTCCAGCGCAACCTCGACCTCGTCGACGCGCTGCGCAAGGTCGCCGAGGAGCGCGAGGCCAGCGTGGCGCAGATCGCGATCGCGTGGGTGCTCTCGCGCGGCGAGGACATCGTCCCCCTGGTCGGGGCCCGCCGCCGCGACCGCCTCACCGAGGCGCTGGGCGCCCTGGACGTGGCGCTGGACGCCGACGACCTGGCCGCCATCGAGCAGGCCGTCCCGGCCGACGCCGCCGCGGGCGAGCGCTACCCGGCGGAGCAGATGGCCCACCTGGACAGCGAGCACTGA